ACCCAACTGCAGGCGTTTGCTTTGAATATGATCCAGATAACTCTATGCGTCATACGCTTTATCCCAAACCGGATGAGTGGCCAAAAAGTGAACACACCGAACTAGAGGATGATCAATATGAAGCACCTTATAATTGGGAAGCGAAACCAAATAAATTCTTCTATAATGTAGAATCCTCCGGTGCTCTGAAGCCTGAAAATATAGTTATAATGGGAgtacaagttttaaaaaataaattgtccaATTTGCAAACGCAACTGAGCCATGAGACTCAAAACGATGCGCTAGCTgtgtaaaaacaatatttatactaataaatttatgtttatttcagAAGATATTGTTTtattcactgaataatttttgaatgtCTACATTTACACCAGGTTTGTTACGTCCCTCTTTATCCAAGCTTTCTGCGAAATCATTGGATAGTGAGGTTTTGATTTCATCGGTGGCCTCTGAACTTTTTTCAGTACTTGTGTTTTTGGATTGCTCTGCTAACAATTCAACTGCTGTCTCAAACAATTTCTCGTCATCCAGCGGATTTtgagttttcaaattttcataaatctgaataaaattttgtgtttgggTTTTCCTTCTCGTATCCAAAAAGTTTACAGTTTCATTTTGCTTTgttcttttatgaaattttctgaaataaactttatttttaaacaggTATCTAGGTTACTTTCATAAACTTACGCTCTTGTCACGTCCTctgcataaaatatatttttgatttttgtgtcgGGTGCAGGACGATCAAAACGTGGTTCTAGTTTTGGTGGAAAagcagtatacaaatcaaaccAAATGGGTCTGTCTTCATATTTCATGGCACCGGCTTTTATTAGGCCATTCactctgaaaaataattttacttaatattttaaaaattactgcCAAAAATTCATACAAACCTTGTGAATATAGTTCCAATTTTTTCTAATCTACTTTGCGCCATTTATAACAATTCCACAAATTCGCTTTCAAGAAATAGAAATAATGTTATGAAACATATGATTTTTATCACTTGTATGTTTAAGGCTaatcgattttatttaattaatcgaTGACTATTTAAAACTCATAATCTttgtaattagaaaaataactTTTCCAGTTGAGAAGAATTAGTTCTATAAtcataaacaataatattaaataccatattgtttatattttatttgttgtgttgttttattttttttacagtttagGTAGGCGAAGTTGCATATGCGTTTTGTTCAATCACAAAAATGTATTAAGTATGGAATATTAActacaattaatatttatttttaaatttgaacttgaaaaataaatttttaattcttttctgcaattttttgtactaaaagtaataaaatttctcCAATTTGATATTTCCGATAACATTTAATTACAATCGATTAATAATgatttgtttactattttttatgaatgaacTGTGTTTTGATTTACTCACTTATCATTTAGCgcattgtttacatttttagatATCGGAATCATAAATGATATTAACTTGCTTTGGAAATGCAATTTCTACGATGTTATTCTACCAAATTTAAAGATGTCTATCCGCACAGCACAGTAAGAATTTTTCGGCGAAAAGACGCGTTGGTTAATACTAAGCCTAAAGGCAATGTGAAGGCACTTGCCTCTATCGACCAGCAAGCCAGTGAAATAATTCAAATGGAAGAACCAACTCATTCAGATGCAAAAAACGATTATGCTGAGAATATTGTCAAAGTGCAAATGCTCTCTCGAAGTTTACATAGTCAAATATTTACCGCAACCAAAAACGCAGACATTGAGGAAGCATTGAATTATTTAGCCGATTTAAAAAAGCATGGCATTGACGTGAATAGCACAGACCATTTACCAGATGTAAAACTAAAGCTAcccaaacttcatggcaaaaatattgaagaacacTTTTACAATATAGCTAAAGAGCAAGTAGATCCTTACGAGAAATTACTTAATTCATTAGTTTCGtgtaaaaaattaccaaaacgtCCACAAAAATGGAATTTCAAAAGTGGTTGGACCGTTTATAATTCAGTAACCGGAGAGGGAAAGACAATTAGTGTACCACTTGAGGATGCATTAATATTTGATGTAGAAGTGTGTGTATCTGAGGGTGCAGCGCCCACATTAGCTACAGCGGTTAGTGCACATAATTGGTACTCTTGGGTAAGTCCTCAACTCGAAAACGAAGATACAGGGACTAAATCAAATGATCATTCAGTGTCTTCAAAACGCTACCATTTAAATGATCTTATTTCCTTGGGAACGAAAGGGCCAAAAATAATAGTTGGTCATAACGTTTCATACGATAGAGCTAGATTGCGTGAACAGTATCTCATTGAAGATACGGGAGTACGTTTTGTGGATACAATGTCTTTGCATATAAGCGTAAGCGGTATAACATCTTATCAGCGAGCACTTTTGAAATCGCGTAAAGAAACAGATCCTGAAGACGAGGAATGGCAAGCACAGAGTTCACTCAACAGTTTAGTTGATGTCCATCGTTTGTACTGTGGCGGAGAGTTACTATCAAAGGAGCCTCGAAACATATTTTTAGAAGGATCACTAGCGGATGTcaaggaaaactttcaaatgttAATGAGTTACTGTGCTGGTGACGTTGAAGCTACTTTCAATGTATTCGAAAAACTGTATCCCATATTTTTAGAGAGATTTCCTCATCCGGCTACATTAGCCGGTATGTTGGAATTAGGTTCCGCATATTTACCTGTTAATTCCAATTGGACGCGGTACATAAAAGAGTCTGATTTAGCATATGAGGATTTAAACATCGAAGCCAAGAACCACCTTACGCGTCGGGCTGATAATGCTTGTAGGCTAATGAAAAATGAGGCATATCGTGAGCATCTCTGGCTGTGGGACGAAGACTGGAGTGtgcaagaaattaaattaaagaagaCGAAACCCTTAAAGAAGGACTCACCGAATTTATTAAAAGCAGAACAAAGTAGTTTCTCGAAAGAAGAGCTTcaattacaaagaaaatttcaatatttgtatgATATGAAGTCACTTTTGCCGGCTCGACGTCCACTGTTACCGGGTTACCCAGCGTGGTATCGAAAATTGTGCAGAAAACTTCCGAAAGATCACACGACGAATAATACTGATTGGTCACCGGGTGCAACCGAAGTAGGAACCGGCATGCAAATAGCTCCAAAATTACTTTCTTTGTGTTGGGAGGGATATCCATTACATTATATAAGAGAACATGGTTGGGGATTTCTTGTACCATTTCGCACAGAACCATACCCACCTGTAGATACGGATGCTGGTATGAATCCATATCGTATACCAATTAAAAAACTTACAGAACGTTGTCCAGTACCTAAAACTCTTACGTCGGCTACTTTAGAAATGCAAGACTTTGGTTACGACATGGGCGTGCTCGATCAGGAGCTTGACAGTAAATTGggaaaaaaggaattttataaaaaacaaccgAAGGACCACACAAATGGCGTTTATAAAGGGGCAGGTGTATggtgtaaacaaattttagaaGGCTGTTGTTTTTTCCTAAAACTACCACATAAAAATGGTAACTCCTTTCGTGTGGGTAATCCTTTGTCGAAGGATTTTCTAAACAAATTCTCTGAAAATGTCTTAAGTAGTGGAGATGCCGTGGAAGGATCGGCGAAACGCGTTATTGATATTGCACGGATGATGTCCTATTGGCGAAACAATCGAGATCGTATAATAGGGCAAATGGTGGTTTGGTTAAGTAGAGACGAATTGCCGAATAGTttgaaaaatgacaaaaagatTGACTCTGTAACGGAATACGGCGCCATTTGTCCACAAGTTGTTGCTTGTGGTACTTTGACACGCAGAGCAATGGAGCCAACTTGGATGACAGCATCAAATTCGCAGCGCGAACGTATCGGTTCTGAATTACGTTCAATGGTCCAAGCGCCACCAGGATATCGGATAGTTGGCGCCGATGTTGACTCGCAGGAATTATGGATTGCTTCAGTACTTGGCGATGCCTACGCGGCTGGCATTCATGGCGCAACGCCTTTAGGATGGATGACAATCAGTGGGTCAAAATCAAATGGTACTGATATGCATTCTATAACCGCAAAAGCTGTGGGTATATCGAGAGATCATGCCAAAGTTATCAATTACGCACGCATTTATGGAGCAGGCCAAAATTTCGCTGAAGGCCTACTAAAGCAATTCAATCCAACCTTATCAGATACAGAAGCACGAGTTAAAGCGCAAAAAATGTTTGCCATTACCAAAGGTAAACGAGTTTATAAGTTGCGCGAAGAATTCGTCGATAATTATGAAGACAGA
The sequence above is drawn from the Bactrocera dorsalis isolate Fly_Bdor unplaced genomic scaffold, ASM2337382v1 BdCtg348, whole genome shotgun sequence genome and encodes:
- the LOC105222242 gene encoding probable 28S ribosomal protein S23, mitochondrial translates to MAQSRLEKIGTIFTRVNGLIKAGAMKYEDRPIWFDLYTAFPPKLEPRFDRPAPDTKIKNIFYAEDVTRAKFHKRTKQNETVNFLDTRRKTQTQNFIQIYENLKTQNPLDDEKLFETAVELLAEQSKNTSTEKSSEATDEIKTSLSNDFAESLDKEGRNKPGVNVDIQKLFSE
- the LOC105222239 gene encoding DNA polymerase subunit gamma-1, mitochondrial, whose amino-acid sequence is MQFLRCYSTKFKDVYPHSTVRIFRRKDALVNTKPKGNVKALASIDQQASEIIQMEEPTHSDAKNDYAENIVKVQMLSRSLHSQIFTATKNADIEEALNYLADLKKHGIDVNSTDHLPDVKLKLPKLHGKNIEEHFYNIAKEQVDPYEKLLNSLVSCKKLPKRPQKWNFKSGWTVYNSVTGEGKTISVPLEDALIFDVEVCVSEGAAPTLATAVSAHNWYSWVSPQLENEDTGTKSNDHSVSSKRYHLNDLISLGTKGPKIIVGHNVSYDRARLREQYLIEDTGVRFVDTMSLHISVSGITSYQRALLKSRKETDPEDEEWQAQSSLNSLVDVHRLYCGGELLSKEPRNIFLEGSLADVKENFQMLMSYCAGDVEATFNVFEKLYPIFLERFPHPATLAGMLELGSAYLPVNSNWTRYIKESDLAYEDLNIEAKNHLTRRADNACRLMKNEAYREHLWLWDEDWSVQEIKLKKTKPLKKDSPNLLKAEQSSFSKEELQLQRKFQYLYDMKSLLPARRPLLPGYPAWYRKLCRKLPKDHTTNNTDWSPGATEVGTGMQIAPKLLSLCWEGYPLHYIREHGWGFLVPFRTEPYPPVDTDAGMNPYRIPIKKLTERCPVPKTLTSATLEMQDFGYDMGVLDQELDSKLGKKEFYKKQPKDHTNGVYKGAGVWCKQILEGCCFFLKLPHKNGNSFRVGNPLSKDFLNKFSENVLSSGDAVEGSAKRVIDIARMMSYWRNNRDRIIGQMVVWLSRDELPNSLKNDKKIDSVTEYGAICPQVVACGTLTRRAMEPTWMTASNSQRERIGSELRSMVQAPPGYRIVGADVDSQELWIASVLGDAYAAGIHGATPLGWMTISGSKSNGTDMHSITAKAVGISRDHAKVINYARIYGAGQNFAEGLLKQFNPTLSDTEARVKAQKMFAITKGKRVYKLREEFVDNYEDRSYSGYDALKLAASCNRAVKEMFQHPKWVGGTESAMFNRLEEIASSNCPKTPFLNCRLSRALEVNSGDENRFLPTRINWVVQSGAVDFLHLMLVCMRWLMGTQMRFSLSFHDEVRYLVKEELAYKTALALHITNLLTRSFCSSRIGLSDLPMSVAFFSSVEVDTVLRKDSTMDCKTPSNPHGLHIGYGIPPGESLTIYDAIAKAGGGDLSQWAWIK